From the genome of Solanum lycopersicum chromosome 7, SLM_r2.1:
AGATTTAAGAAATAGTTACAATAGATCAATCAAACAGTCATATAACATTGAATATTTACATTCAAACTCATCACAGCCATATACATTCATGCATCTTGCATAGCCAATCGATGGGACTGGAGGACTACTCatacaatatacatataaaatgacCGATTATTCACTCCGTAAATTTATCCAGACCTAACTCAGATGGAGAGTCTACAGTTAGTTTAATTCAAGTGAATATCCTCTAATTACattgatataattatatattactcAATTTAAGAGAGTTAATACAAATTATCAAACAATTGATTAAATACGTAGCGACTTGTATTAAATTCATCCGATGGGGAGAAAGGTCTAAGTCAACACATAAACTTAATACTTCATTGCTATTTAATCTTggtaaatattgaaaataactttcatcacaatttatattttctttatcaatttatacaaaaaaaaaagtccagaaaaataaaacataaacatgaCTAGTTCAATTCATTCAATGTACCATTGAATTCATACAACATAAACAACATCCTCTATTATGGGACACCAAAATATCTCACATATACTAACAACAAGTATATGAGTACTAAAGTTTACCGTAAAAAAATTGTGACCATATAAGAATAGTATCAGCATGCATTACTAAAAGGAATCATTCATTGGTCCCACTACAAACTTTGACTATTTTCTCTATTgttaatgaaaaggaaaaactgatataccgtggtttcacggtattattaatactttttccttaagtttagtgtgtccaaaagcctttttgtgctaatgtttatataagtttctctttattttgcaggaaatatgtccaaagatgaatgcagagattttgagcgaagaaatgcaaaagagaccacctacagagcttatgacggtccgtcgtgcttgtgacggtccgtaggtggcagcgtagtgcagctgctgaaggaagatggggaagtctgaccaagtgtggggttacgtagtttgtacggtccgtcgtgtctatgacggtccgtcctgcaggttcgtcatgaagttcagagaagtgatcccagtacccatattacaagagttgaagtgttttgaaatgaaggTCCTCAACAGACTGTTGTGCCTATGACAGTCCGCCATACTTGCCGTCGCGGGTAATGATGAAGAGCatcagaagaaattgcacaagtatgagacgacggagtccatgacggtctgttgtgaccatgacgatccgtcgcgaggtccgtcgacccagccgcgttttggcagatttccagcaaacagagtccttgtttaattagatttttattttctataaatagttcgaaaaacctcatttttgaggttagacgctggatagttagactcttagattgttagacatcatattattagactttgtgtattaatGTTAGATttggagattcttgcaagtgatttttggtgattaatcaagcaaacttttggatcttactctttctcattgaagtaagtacatgaactcttatttaatatatttgaatattgtgtttatggccatgagtaactaaactccataactagggttgtgggaaccataggcaaataatgagataaaccctaactaaaataacaattctagaatagtgtcttgcatgtattaatattctttcgcttaaaagtcttttaaacggatggccaacgttagaactcgccttaatgctacttgccggaccaaggaggtagataataggaaaagaattattaacatagatttagtgtatactatctaataggctagtattgattggtacgaggtaataacttagtcaaaaatcgaatacgatgcttaatatgaggtaagtataagggttaggatagcaacacacgtagccggaccaaggtgcggagtgagattttctagatgccggaccaaggatttagaaatacataacttatcactttgcatgcaagatactaggaaagaattgttatagttagaattatcaagttatgaacctgtggggaacacgtaaaccctagttactttttttaattgattaaaatccaactgtaaaagttgttaagtgtctctttcaagttcgttatttattttcactcatttagaaatagaaaccccctttttatgttttactttccaaggaagtcattgaccaaacaatagtaataacaggttgaagttaagtctagactattttcctcgtgggaacgatcccaatcTCACTAGttaggttatttacttgacacgaccgttttacttcttatttgagaagtaagtttgaggttatcaaattttggcaccgctgccggggattatagcttttagattaacttgaaattattactatagttttgttgatattttcttgattttactttgttttattgtttttgattttttttagaactatcctccttgtatgccaaatacatggagaggaagagaacccttgtttccctacgatcacgagttagagcgtacacaGCGCAATATGAATCCAAACTTggaaataaatgatgatgatccgaaccagaacatcccagctccggttgatgttcatggtcagttgttacccaaTGCTCTgagtgaacatcaacagaggggacaaaatcctgctccacggccccaagcatactacagaggcaatgataacatagcagactctgatgggccactggttttgcctcctctacccacaggccacacatttgtggtaactagtagcctgatgcaaatgctcactgccagaggtttgttttcagggctaccctctgaggatccacatgctcatatagctaaggtaagggtagtgtgtaaaagctgtgtagggtggcctgatttggatttagatgtaataagtctcagagtgtttcctctctcactgacgggagaggctgctatatggttcactgagctcccatacaactcaatcttcacttggaaccaattaagggatgttttcttagcatgctactatccagtctccaagaaactaaaccacaaagacagagtgaacaactttgtggcactaccaagagagacagttagtagttcttgggatagattcacctcattcttgagaagtgttccaaatcaccgtatagatgatgagtcactgaaggaatacttctatcgggacaggatgataacaataaagcggtgttgacACCATAGCAGGTgtatcttatggggagtgtccttatgctgagatcgctgaaaaattagagaaaatctcccggaataacaaagcttggagtactaggaagtctgatacagggagaaacaccttagcaatgcagtccactcacaacccagccacagatgagatttgtgaagaaatggctcatatgagaactgagcttgggtaggtattaaaacatgtcactggggtgcagaaaagataaatgcagtcaactacttggctaaaccacccctcctaatgatgaatgctattatgaggaggacacttatgcagtaaatgagcagatggggggtttccgaccaagcacccaaggctcaaataaagataattggcaccaaggtcgcaactatggtaattacaatCATGAGGGTCAATATGTCCGaaatggaaactacaaccgcgacaacaactttaacaggggtaactatgctaatagaaacgacaggattAGGCCCTATGTcgctcctcaaaatcgtgaagttactcctagggatggtggagatagtatggtgagagttgaggatatgttgcacaaaatgatgaggaggttcgatgctagtgatgagcacattaaagagttaaggggtgatttagctagtattgggaaaaaagttgatacacatgcaatttcgattaaacagatcgaattgaaagtggcccaattatctgcgacagtgaacacatggcaaccgggcactcttcctagaaacactgtccaaaatccaaagaatgatgcgcactgtatggcaatcactactcggggtggtaagcacaCCATTGAACCccctatgccatctactgaggaaaatgtgagaaaggataatgataatgtggtaaagggtagtggtgaagcagaggaaattaatggaaaagatgcagaagtacctatcaaggtaattaccatgcctaggccaccaccacccttccctcagagattagtgaaaaagaccgaggatggtaaataccagcGTTTCATAActatgttgaagcagctttctatcaatgtccctttggtagaagctctagaacaaatgcccggttatgccaaatttatgaaagatctggtcaccaagaaaagatcggtcactttcaaGGATGacgatagactgcagcattgtagtgctattgctacaagattcCTCGTACAAAACaaagaagatcctggtgcgttcactatcccttgtacagttgggtcattatattttgcgaaagcattatgtgatctgggggcaagcataaatctcattcccctctcgatttacaagaaattgggtttgcgggatccaaaacccactgcgatgcggctactgatggctgatcagacagtgaaacggcctatagggatactccatgatgtgctagtaaaagtggagtcattcatctttccaggtgattttgttattcttgattgtgaggtcgattttgaagtgcctattattcttgggaggccgtTCCTTGCTACAAgtagagcattagttgatatggagaagggacagatgacatttcggttgaataatgaagaagcgaccttcaacatttgtaggaccatgaggtagagtggtgagctccaatcggtatatgccatatccc
Proteins encoded in this window:
- the LOC138337371 gene encoding uncharacterized protein — encoded protein: MPRPPPPFPQRLVKKTEDGKYQRFITMLKQLSINVPLVEALEQMPGYAKFMKDLVTKKRSVTFKDDDRLQHCSAIATRFLVQNKEDPGDFVILDCEVDFEVPIILGRPFLATSRALVDMEKGQMTFRQFRGALSSKQAQVQMDWTLLDFPSIPSWSS